Proteins from a single region of Leptospira venezuelensis:
- a CDS encoding DUF3144 domain-containing protein, with product MDEIDSEFFKRADEHIGLANRQIEAGLGRGKVSASLLYSAARFNAWVAACAASDEQDLSNDKPEILEYFVEEYKKMLTENIDDYINNFNKYMKS from the coding sequence ATGGATGAAATAGACTCAGAGTTTTTTAAGAGAGCAGATGAACATATAGGTTTAGCGAATCGACAAATAGAGGCAGGTTTAGGACGGGGAAAGGTGAGTGCATCTCTTTTATATTCTGCGGCGCGGTTTAATGCTTGGGTTGCTGCGTGTGCCGCGAGTGATGAACAAGATCTTTCGAATGATAAGCCAGAGATATTAGAATATTTTGTAGAAGAATACAAAAAAATGTTAACAGAAAATATAGATGACTATATTAATAATTTTAATAAGTATATGAAATCCTAA
- a CDS encoding helix-turn-helix domain-containing protein, whose product MTSKKTEKLIGKKVQAVIEDHGESQKEAAPELNISPAGLNNIIQGRVESLSQAFLTTFKERYKVNLDWLLDDSKPIKPVLYSSSDEGQVYQMDEDKVLFSKIKSTKGVKEIVKTLLQISPDQRKIIADVASEFAKKK is encoded by the coding sequence ATGACCTCAAAGAAAACTGAAAAACTAATTGGAAAGAAGGTACAAGCAGTTATAGAAGATCATGGTGAAAGCCAGAAAGAAGCAGCTCCTGAGCTAAATATTTCTCCAGCAGGATTGAACAATATTATCCAAGGTAGAGTAGAATCGCTTTCTCAAGCATTTCTAACTACTTTCAAGGAAAGATATAAGGTAAACCTCGACTGGCTTTTAGATGATTCGAAACCTATTAAACCTGTTTTGTATTCTTCTTCTGATGAAGGACAGGTTTATCAGATGGATGAGGATAAAGTTTTATTCAGCAAAATCAAAAGCACAAAAGGTGTGAAAGAAATCGTAAAGACACTCTTACAAATTTCACCTGATCAGAGAAAGATCATTGCTGATGTAGCTTCTGAATTTGCAAAAAAGAAGTAA
- a CDS encoding DUF2191 domain-containing protein, with amino-acid sequence MKVTAILPDDLIAEVQKYSGGKNITDSLQKALSEWLKQAKIRNLNAKLHKSPLSFQEGFSGENVRNLNRNR; translated from the coding sequence ATGAAAGTGACTGCGATATTGCCAGACGATCTCATTGCGGAGGTTCAAAAGTATTCTGGAGGTAAAAACATAACTGATTCTCTCCAGAAAGCTCTCTCAGAGTGGCTAAAACAGGCTAAAATAAGGAATTTAAACGCGAAACTACATAAATCCCCACTTTCGTTCCAGGAAGGCTTCTCTGGGGAAAATGTCCGCAACTTGAATCGGAACAGATGA
- a CDS encoding MHYT domain-containing protein codes for MIAFLDNFFIYNSSAKLLTATYNPWLVVLSVLMAIFASYIALQIVGQKVPESSPPITKYLISSAASLALGCGVWSMHFIGMLSFELCTTVQYDKSLTIISIFPSLLASTIALFFVNRPKISPAELVLGGVLVGSGIGAMHYTGMAAMQTGPYLRYDPWYFALSIVVAVVLAILSLWVRFGLENLKLGNLWPSLISSVTMGSAISGMHYTGMAAARFIGEEDKIPQTADTTFLALAVSLITIAFTLFAFAVNWFLRYRDLINDLRISESRLRTIITTAVDGVITMDSQGRIREFNRSAEVIFGYINKEVIGKNIRELMPDPYYTVKDKNSEIMLSAGFAKIIGSSREVIGIRKDGSDFPVRLAIGHGKLAGEDLFVSFVTDISERKMIENALKQSEQQVRSLIENIPGITYRCLPNNEWKMLFMSDASELITGYPVQDFVGANSIRSFKDIVHPEDLERVEFEVDAAVAGKRAFTLEYRIIHQKGEIKWIWENGRGVYGGNGEPIFIDGVILDISERRKIEEALRKEKEKAELAAISKTSFLANMSHEIRTPMNAILGFTEVLLSDELERNHRTHLETVKSSAKSLLRLLNDILNTAKLEKGAVELEEMDFSLFKLIAELKSTLGMSTRKKNLEFEVVQDTSLSEFYKGDSLRIRQILMNLIGNAVKFTDNGKVSLQVSREDGKLHFAVQDTGIGIQADRLEKIFEPFTQADISTTRRFGGTGLGTTICKQLTELMGGKIWAESVLGRGSTFHVLLPLEEGKPRQENKIQRGIKLPELKILVVDDVEKNTELVSLLLQNLGHQVESSYNGEDAVKKATTGSFDLVLMDVQMPGLDGHQATKVIRMHEVQENVSRTPILALTASVFEEDKNAASAAGMDGFISKPVEMDQMITEIARVLGYSELITDQGIDPSWKEVEWDPKKASILAKELSDSFQRGSIEEESLEEFSDLIRAKVENSDFKSFRSKIEQFEFEEAYTLLKKFSDQLELETELGK; via the coding sequence GTGATCGCATTTTTAGATAATTTTTTCATTTATAATTCCTCTGCTAAACTTCTTACGGCAACATACAATCCTTGGCTGGTTGTTCTTTCCGTTTTGATGGCGATATTTGCTTCTTATATCGCTCTTCAGATTGTAGGACAAAAGGTTCCGGAATCTTCTCCACCAATAACAAAATATTTAATTTCTTCTGCTGCAAGTTTGGCATTGGGCTGCGGCGTTTGGTCGATGCACTTTATCGGAATGCTTTCCTTTGAGTTGTGCACAACAGTTCAATATGACAAAAGCCTGACTATCATATCAATCTTCCCAAGCCTACTTGCGTCTACTATTGCACTATTCTTTGTGAACAGGCCTAAAATTTCTCCCGCAGAATTAGTGTTAGGTGGCGTGCTAGTAGGCTCGGGAATTGGAGCCATGCATTATACTGGAATGGCAGCAATGCAAACCGGCCCTTACCTGCGTTATGATCCTTGGTATTTTGCATTGTCCATCGTGGTGGCAGTGGTCCTTGCAATTCTATCCCTTTGGGTAAGATTCGGTCTAGAAAATTTGAAATTGGGTAATCTCTGGCCTTCTCTTATTTCTTCTGTAACTATGGGGTCCGCTATTTCCGGAATGCATTACACTGGAATGGCAGCAGCAAGATTTATAGGAGAAGAAGATAAGATCCCTCAAACTGCAGATACTACATTCTTAGCGCTTGCTGTCTCTTTGATCACGATCGCATTCACTTTGTTTGCGTTCGCAGTTAACTGGTTCTTAAGATATCGTGATCTTATAAATGACCTAAGAATCAGCGAATCCAGGCTTAGGACAATCATTACCACTGCGGTGGATGGCGTGATAACAATGGACTCTCAAGGAAGGATCAGAGAGTTCAATCGTTCCGCAGAAGTGATCTTTGGTTATATAAATAAAGAAGTAATCGGAAAAAATATCAGAGAACTAATGCCTGATCCCTATTACACTGTAAAAGATAAAAACTCAGAGATAATGTTAAGCGCAGGCTTTGCCAAAATTATAGGAAGCAGTAGAGAAGTTATAGGCATTAGAAAAGACGGCTCTGACTTCCCGGTTCGTTTGGCAATCGGCCACGGAAAACTTGCTGGAGAAGATCTATTCGTTAGTTTTGTAACAGATATCAGCGAAAGAAAAATGATTGAAAATGCACTCAAACAAAGTGAGCAGCAAGTTCGTTCATTGATCGAAAATATTCCTGGAATCACTTACAGATGCCTTCCTAATAATGAATGGAAGATGTTATTCATGAGTGATGCTTCCGAATTAATAACGGGTTATCCTGTACAAGATTTCGTAGGCGCTAACTCTATACGATCTTTCAAAGATATAGTTCATCCTGAAGATCTGGAAAGAGTTGAGTTCGAAGTAGATGCTGCGGTAGCGGGAAAAAGAGCATTTACTTTAGAATATAGGATTATCCACCAAAAGGGCGAGATCAAATGGATTTGGGAAAATGGACGCGGAGTTTATGGCGGAAATGGAGAGCCCATCTTTATTGACGGAGTCATTTTAGATATCTCTGAAAGAAGAAAGATAGAAGAAGCATTACGCAAAGAAAAGGAAAAAGCGGAACTTGCTGCAATTAGTAAAACTTCTTTCTTAGCGAACATGAGCCATGAGATCAGAACTCCAATGAATGCAATCTTAGGCTTTACTGAAGTTCTCCTTTCAGACGAATTAGAAAGAAATCATAGAACACATTTGGAGACAGTTAAAAGTTCCGCTAAGTCCTTATTAAGACTTTTGAATGATATCTTAAATACTGCCAAGCTGGAAAAAGGAGCAGTGGAATTGGAAGAGATGGACTTCTCCCTTTTCAAATTGATCGCAGAATTAAAATCTACTCTGGGTATGAGCACTCGAAAGAAAAATTTAGAATTCGAAGTGGTTCAAGATACATCACTTTCCGAATTTTATAAGGGAGACTCTCTAAGGATCAGACAAATTCTAATGAATCTGATCGGCAACGCGGTTAAATTCACTGATAATGGAAAAGTCAGCTTACAAGTATCGAGGGAAGATGGAAAACTTCATTTTGCGGTCCAAGATACTGGGATCGGGATCCAAGCAGACAGACTTGAAAAAATTTTCGAACCATTCACGCAGGCAGATATTTCTACAACAAGACGTTTTGGTGGAACCGGACTAGGCACAACGATCTGCAAACAATTAACAGAACTAATGGGCGGAAAGATTTGGGCAGAGAGTGTTCTTGGCAGAGGAAGTACATTCCATGTGCTCCTTCCATTAGAAGAAGGAAAGCCTAGGCAAGAGAATAAGATACAAAGGGGGATCAAACTTCCTGAGCTAAAGATTCTAGTTGTAGATGATGTAGAAAAAAATACAGAGTTAGTAAGTCTTCTCCTTCAAAACCTTGGGCATCAGGTAGAATCATCGTATAACGGCGAAGATGCAGTAAAAAAAGCCACGACCGGATCTTTCGATTTAGTTCTAATGGATGTACAGATGCCCGGCTTGGATGGTCACCAAGCAACTAAAGTAATACGGATGCACGAGGTCCAGGAGAATGTTTCCCGGACCCCTATCTTAGCATTAACGGCAAGCGTTTTTGAAGAAGACAAAAATGCAGCGAGTGCTGCTGGGATGGATGGATTCATTTCTAAACCTGTTGAGATGGACCAGATGATTACAGAGATCGCAAGAGTATTAGGTTATTCTGAATTGATTACAGATCAAGGAATCGATCCTTCCTGGAAAGAAGTAGAATGGGATCCTAAAAAAGCTTCCATTCTTGCCAAAGAACTATCTGATTCTTTCCAGAGAGGTTCGATCGAGGAAGAATCTCTAGAAGAATTTTCGGATCTGATCCGAGCCAAAGTGGAAAATTCCGATTTTAAATCTTTTCGTTCCAAAATAGAACAATTCGAATTCGAAGAGGCATATACTCTTCTCAAAAAATTCAGCGACCAACTTGAATTAGAAACGGAACTCGGAAAATAG
- a CDS encoding ATP-binding protein yields the protein MDHSSSSGPDFRVLFESIPGLYLVLSPELNIIAVSDGYLRATRTERDKILGRGIFEVFPDNPDDPEATGVSNLHSSLLHVLETKAPDTMAVQKYDIQLPKEEGGGFTVKYWSPLNVPVLNKKGKVEYIIHKAEDITEFVLLKQRGEQQTEMTEALLSKTEEMETEIIRRSQELQSANKSLRETERIKNDFFANVSHELRTPLSLILAPVESILLNKESNLTPDNARMMETVHNNSVRLLQMVNSILDFSKFEAGKMKVELESTNISNLIRAILKDFEPSALKKNIQIKKELPSSDLNILIDRYLFERIFFNLLSNALKFTPEDGTISVILTYLEDQLLLSVQDSGIGISETDQKIIFKKFQQAEGSSTRKYGGTGLGLAMVKEFSELLGGSVEVASKLDSGSTFTVKIPAQKVEPAKKDYSSEISSRSPQYSNLNISNKEDKDLSDKPKVLICEDNEDLSSYIYSLLSTLYQVKSAKNGKEGLKLVYLWEPDLVLSDVMMPEMDGVQLCKEIKADPKIAKTIVVLLTALTHREAMLKGWEAKADEYLCKPFHPEELLARVKSLLSIAEDRKSNLEMLEQKNFELEFANAELEAFSYSVSHDLRAPLRAIQGYTQMIIEDHSSVLDAEGVRFLNVLIDSTKRMENLIDNLLEFSKVGKKELKDSTFDLTEVAETVVSQIKDQTEHKAEIIVHPLANVTTDRDMMSYVFQNLISNAVKYSAKKEKPKVEIGVTNTEKGKTFFVKDNGAGFDMKYYNRLFGVFQRLHRQDEFSGTGVGLAIVHRIVTRYKGSVWAEGKLGEGASFFFTLGEKAGTAVGFHN from the coding sequence ATGGATCATTCTTCCTCTTCAGGCCCTGACTTTCGTGTTCTTTTTGAATCGATTCCCGGTTTGTATCTAGTTCTTTCTCCCGAACTCAATATTATAGCTGTAAGCGATGGATATCTAAGAGCAACTCGAACCGAGCGAGATAAAATCCTAGGCAGAGGAATTTTTGAGGTTTTTCCAGACAATCCTGATGATCCGGAAGCGACAGGTGTAAGCAATCTACATAGTTCACTTCTTCACGTTTTAGAAACTAAAGCTCCAGATACAATGGCAGTTCAAAAATATGATATCCAACTTCCGAAGGAAGAAGGTGGAGGATTTACTGTAAAGTATTGGAGTCCCCTGAATGTTCCCGTCCTAAACAAAAAAGGAAAAGTGGAATATATTATCCACAAAGCGGAAGATATCACCGAGTTCGTACTTTTGAAACAAAGAGGAGAACAACAAACTGAGATGACTGAAGCTCTTCTTTCTAAAACGGAAGAGATGGAAACTGAGATCATCCGTCGCTCCCAAGAATTGCAGTCAGCGAATAAAAGTTTGAGGGAAACGGAGAGGATCAAAAATGATTTTTTTGCGAATGTTTCCCATGAACTTAGAACTCCCCTTAGTTTAATCTTGGCTCCCGTAGAATCTATTCTATTAAATAAGGAATCAAATCTTACTCCGGACAATGCTCGCATGATGGAGACCGTCCATAATAATTCTGTGCGACTTCTCCAGATGGTGAATAGCATATTAGATTTTTCTAAGTTTGAAGCCGGAAAAATGAAAGTCGAATTAGAATCCACAAATATCAGCAATCTAATCCGTGCGATCCTGAAAGATTTTGAGCCGAGTGCTTTAAAGAAGAATATACAAATCAAAAAGGAACTACCATCTTCCGATCTGAATATCCTAATCGATCGTTACTTGTTCGAAAGGATCTTCTTTAATCTTCTTTCTAATGCATTAAAATTCACTCCTGAAGATGGGACTATTTCTGTTATTTTAACATATTTAGAAGATCAACTTCTTCTCTCCGTTCAAGATTCCGGGATCGGGATCTCAGAAACAGATCAAAAGATCATATTTAAAAAGTTCCAACAAGCGGAAGGTTCCTCTACAAGAAAATATGGAGGTACAGGCTTAGGACTTGCAATGGTAAAGGAATTTTCGGAACTTTTAGGCGGTTCAGTAGAAGTTGCCAGCAAATTAGACTCCGGAAGTACATTTACAGTCAAAATCCCTGCGCAAAAAGTGGAACCTGCCAAGAAGGATTATTCTTCCGAAATTTCTTCTCGTTCTCCTCAATATTCTAATTTAAATATTTCTAATAAAGAAGATAAAGATCTTTCGGATAAGCCTAAAGTTTTGATCTGCGAAGATAATGAGGATCTTTCCAGTTATATTTATTCGCTTCTTTCTACTTTATATCAAGTTAAGTCCGCCAAAAACGGAAAAGAAGGACTGAAATTAGTCTATCTCTGGGAACCTGATCTAGTTCTTTCAGATGTGATGATGCCTGAGATGGACGGCGTACAGCTTTGTAAGGAAATCAAAGCTGATCCTAAAATTGCCAAAACAATTGTGGTCCTTCTCACTGCATTAACTCATAGAGAGGCGATGTTAAAAGGCTGGGAAGCAAAGGCCGACGAATACTTATGTAAACCTTTTCATCCAGAGGAATTACTCGCGAGAGTAAAATCCCTTCTCTCAATTGCAGAAGACAGAAAAAGCAATTTAGAAATGTTGGAGCAGAAAAATTTCGAATTAGAATTTGCGAACGCGGAGTTAGAAGCATTTTCATATTCCGTATCCCATGATTTAAGAGCACCATTAAGAGCAATCCAAGGTTACACCCAAATGATCATAGAAGATCATAGTTCAGTTTTAGACGCTGAAGGGGTTCGATTTCTGAATGTGCTCATCGACTCCACGAAAAGAATGGAGAACTTGATAGATAATTTATTAGAATTTTCTAAAGTAGGAAAAAAAGAACTGAAAGATTCCACTTTCGATCTGACCGAAGTTGCAGAAACTGTGGTAAGCCAAATCAAGGACCAAACAGAACACAAAGCCGAAATTATAGTTCATCCACTTGCAAATGTAACTACAGATAGAGATATGATGTCCTATGTGTTTCAAAACTTGATCTCCAACGCTGTAAAATATTCCGCAAAAAAGGAAAAACCTAAGGTGGAGATAGGAGTTACAAATACTGAAAAGGGTAAAACATTCTTCGTAAAAGATAATGGTGCTGGTTTCGATATGAAATATTATAATCGACTCTTCGGCGTATTCCAAAGACTGCATAGGCAGGACGAATTCTCAGGCACGGGTGTTGGACTTGCAATCGTGCATAGGATTGTTACTAGATACAAAGGTTCGGTTTGGGCAGAAGGTAAACTCGGAGAGGGCGCTTCCTTCTTCTTTACCTTGGGAGAAAAAGCCGGGACCGCGGTCGGTTTCCATAACTGA
- a CDS encoding tyrosine-type recombinase/integrase, with product MPPKIKIWNHWENGRCFSAISFSYDTELFHNFSKMPNAIWDRKARFWKIPYSESFLTEFVSTHREKIEADPDILLIPLKTEVLRRNYSKKTLKSYFLYNRAFLRSIEKNPYSVTESDLKMYLDRILYEKNLAATSIRSALQAFRFYYNIVIGTKFLISYSPPKRENKIPESLSRKEVFLIIESISNPKHRLLLKLCYGSGLRVGELVKLKGYDLDWDKKSIRIRQGKGKKDRFSLLPNSCKKDLLDLLERQGRSSWIFAGQVPGKNLNVRTAEKIFTNAKEKAGIKKDVSIHDLRHAFAIHLLESGTSIKMIQRLLGHVSVKTTEIYARIVDPMVSKIKSPLDDL from the coding sequence ATGCCCCCAAAAATCAAAATTTGGAATCATTGGGAGAATGGACGCTGCTTTAGCGCCATTTCGTTTTCTTATGACACCGAGCTCTTCCATAATTTCTCCAAAATGCCAAATGCAATTTGGGATCGAAAGGCAAGATTTTGGAAAATTCCATATTCTGAATCTTTTCTCACAGAATTCGTTTCTACTCACAGAGAAAAGATTGAAGCGGATCCAGACATTCTTCTAATCCCACTCAAGACAGAGGTGCTCAGGCGCAATTATAGTAAGAAAACTCTTAAGTCCTATTTTCTTTATAATAGAGCTTTCTTGAGATCGATCGAAAAAAATCCTTATTCGGTAACCGAATCGGATCTAAAAATGTATTTGGATCGAATTTTATACGAAAAGAATCTAGCTGCCACTTCTATAAGATCCGCTCTGCAAGCTTTTAGGTTTTATTATAATATTGTAATAGGGACAAAATTTTTAATTTCTTATTCTCCTCCCAAAAGAGAGAATAAAATTCCTGAGTCCTTATCTAGAAAAGAAGTTTTCCTGATCATAGAATCGATCTCAAATCCGAAACACAGACTTCTATTAAAACTTTGTTATGGCTCCGGGTTAAGGGTAGGGGAACTTGTAAAGCTAAAAGGATATGATTTAGATTGGGACAAAAAATCAATCCGGATCCGACAAGGTAAAGGAAAGAAAGATCGGTTCAGCCTTTTGCCAAATAGCTGCAAAAAAGATCTTTTGGATTTGCTCGAACGTCAGGGTAGAAGTTCCTGGATTTTCGCAGGTCAAGTCCCCGGCAAAAACCTAAACGTAAGAACCGCGGAAAAGATATTCACTAACGCTAAGGAAAAAGCAGGGATTAAAAAAGACGTTTCGATCCACGACCTGAGGCATGCGTTTGCAATCCACTTGCTGGAGTCGGGAACTTCGATCAAAATGATCCAGCGGCTTCTGGGCCATGTCTCAGTTAAAACCACGGAAATCTACGCTAGAATTGTTGACCCGATGGTTTCGAAGATCAAAAGTCCTCTGGACGATCTCTGA
- a CDS encoding PIN domain-containing protein: protein MILVDTSVWIEFFRGNEPHFSELKELIESSEVIVHEVVFGELLQGCKNKNEVSFILEYWENLNTLTSDGSFLLAGKLSFENKHIDKGIGLIDSILINEVRSKKLQLWTLDKKILKVLDKKEIYSSRGKHVG, encoded by the coding sequence ATGATTCTCGTAGATACATCTGTTTGGATAGAATTCTTTAGAGGAAATGAACCTCATTTCAGTGAGTTAAAAGAACTAATCGAATCATCAGAAGTAATAGTTCATGAAGTTGTCTTCGGAGAATTACTTCAAGGCTGTAAAAATAAGAACGAAGTATCTTTTATCCTAGAATATTGGGAGAATCTAAATACTCTAACTTCAGATGGAAGTTTCTTATTAGCAGGTAAACTTTCTTTTGAGAATAAGCATATTGATAAAGGAATTGGATTGATTGATTCAATTCTTATTAATGAAGTTAGAAGTAAGAAGCTTCAACTTTGGACATTAGATAAAAAGATCCTTAAAGTTTTAGATAAAAAAGAAATCTATTCAAGTAGGGGCAAGCACGTCGGCTAA
- a CDS encoding histidine kinase N-terminal 7TM domain-containing protein: MGTEVQSLTWFKWTPYAILPLISLFLSFLSIRIGFKSRQTSGAPEFILVCLGIILYSFGYFWEIVSTRPESIIFWDNFQFIGPDLLIASLLFLCLRVANLNRFIHPISVLLFSVIPICTEFAVWFGPGEWIRPSLRFDNSAPWLALIYEYGPWMQVYVINSIAIFSLCILILIYGAWSQRAFHRIRCLVFMIGISLPFGSQVMTAGGFIPFIHPKLDIFPLTSSFALIVWMYGLFYFRILNLIPLARNQVFEYIQDAVFVMNTYGFLLDCNVSALHLLGMARIRKDSKLSEFLPDLSVLVEECHIHRISNTEWKTNHGKYYDVSVRSQRAEGSQFTIVVLRDVTQRAISERKLSERRDILQSILDSTSILFLVLDGDGKLILLNRACLQTTGFDLMELEGKVFWETELFGEESKTIAKVFELRFAKKRFPKHTSVLLRTKDGKSRRTLWEHKEVRDRNGHLQYVISTGTDATGLKEAEFRIETLQRANEEILAQKEIIESQKFDLEDVLQNLKRTQAKLIQASKLADLGQLAAGIAHEINNPIGAIQAAGFNILSYLEKIRTELRPILPLLSSLSDEDWRSYKQLISLGVSSKEILIGLERRRILADIKAEMKLADILFPDETAEFFVDFGIASSWKSFERILKNPNTRQLLPFFLNLLGPEQCVDTIKTAVERSAKIVYALRSFAHFESSHKKRKFSLKENIDTVLTLYQNLFKHGVEVSTNLDGIPEFLGFPDDLMHLWTNLIMNSVQAMSYKGSIGINASVQGNEVIVSIQDKGPGIPAEVQDQVFDAFFTTKPLGEGSGLGLDIAKRIVEKHKGRIWFDSSPGNTIFYVGLPFEV, encoded by the coding sequence ATGGGAACGGAAGTCCAATCTTTAACCTGGTTCAAATGGACACCTTACGCGATCCTTCCCTTAATCAGCCTCTTTCTTTCTTTTCTCTCTATTAGAATAGGATTCAAAAGCAGACAAACCTCCGGAGCTCCGGAATTCATTCTCGTATGCCTTGGAATCATTCTCTATAGCTTCGGTTATTTTTGGGAGATAGTCAGCACAAGACCCGAAAGTATTATCTTTTGGGACAATTTCCAATTCATAGGTCCAGACCTTCTGATCGCCTCTCTGCTTTTCCTCTGCTTAAGAGTAGCGAACTTAAATAGGTTCATTCATCCCATCAGTGTCCTTCTTTTCTCTGTCATCCCTATTTGTACAGAATTCGCAGTTTGGTTCGGACCAGGTGAATGGATCCGTCCTAGTTTAAGATTCGATAACTCTGCACCTTGGTTAGCACTGATCTACGAATATGGACCTTGGATGCAAGTCTATGTAATCAATTCCATAGCTATATTTTCTCTTTGTATTCTTATACTAATATATGGTGCCTGGTCTCAAAGGGCATTCCATAGGATACGATGTTTGGTTTTTATGATCGGGATCTCTCTTCCATTCGGAAGTCAAGTGATGACTGCTGGAGGTTTTATTCCTTTCATCCATCCTAAACTAGATATCTTTCCTTTAACTTCCAGTTTCGCTTTGATTGTATGGATGTACGGCCTTTTTTATTTCAGGATCTTAAACTTGATCCCTCTCGCAAGGAACCAAGTATTCGAATACATACAAGATGCAGTTTTTGTAATGAACACTTACGGCTTTCTTTTGGACTGCAATGTCTCGGCCTTACACTTACTTGGAATGGCAAGGATCAGAAAAGATTCTAAACTTTCAGAATTTCTTCCAGACTTGAGCGTACTTGTAGAAGAATGCCATATCCACAGAATATCGAATACCGAATGGAAAACAAATCATGGAAAATATTATGATGTTTCCGTTCGTTCACAAAGAGCGGAAGGGTCTCAATTCACAATTGTAGTCTTAAGAGATGTGACCCAGAGAGCAATTTCGGAAAGAAAACTTTCAGAGAGAAGAGATATTCTTCAAAGTATTTTGGACTCCACTAGCATCCTCTTTCTAGTTTTAGACGGAGATGGTAAATTAATTTTATTGAATAGAGCTTGTTTACAAACCACAGGATTCGACCTAATGGAGTTGGAAGGAAAAGTTTTTTGGGAAACGGAACTATTTGGGGAAGAGAGTAAAACAATCGCAAAAGTTTTCGAACTTCGTTTTGCAAAGAAGAGGTTCCCAAAACATACAAGCGTACTTCTTAGAACCAAAGACGGAAAATCCAGAAGAACACTTTGGGAGCATAAAGAAGTCAGAGACCGAAATGGTCATTTGCAATATGTAATCTCTACAGGCACCGACGCCACAGGATTAAAAGAGGCAGAGTTCAGGATCGAAACATTACAAAGGGCGAACGAAGAAATTCTAGCCCAAAAAGAGATCATTGAATCCCAAAAATTCGATTTGGAAGATGTTTTGCAAAATCTAAAAAGAACCCAAGCTAAACTGATCCAAGCATCTAAACTTGCAGATCTAGGTCAGTTAGCAGCCGGGATTGCACATGAGATCAATAATCCTATAGGCGCCATCCAAGCAGCAGGTTTTAATATTCTTTCTTATTTAGAAAAGATCAGAACGGAATTACGCCCTATTCTTCCACTTCTCTCTTCTTTATCCGATGAAGACTGGAGATCCTACAAGCAGCTAATCTCTTTAGGCGTTTCCTCCAAAGAAATACTGATCGGCTTGGAAAGGAGGAGAATACTTGCGGATATCAAAGCAGAAATGAAATTGGCAGACATTCTTTTCCCGGATGAAACTGCAGAATTTTTTGTCGATTTCGGGATCGCTTCTTCCTGGAAAAGTTTTGAACGAATATTAAAAAATCCGAATACAAGGCAGCTTCTACCATTCTTCTTAAATCTTTTGGGGCCGGAACAATGTGTAGATACGATTAAAACTGCAGTAGAACGATCCGCGAAAATTGTGTACGCACTCAGAAGTTTCGCACATTTCGAGTCTTCTCATAAGAAGAGAAAATTTTCTTTAAAAGAAAATATAGATACTGTTTTAACCCTGTACCAGAATTTATTTAAACATGGCGTAGAAGTTTCGACTAACTTAGATGGCATTCCTGAATTCCTAGGATTCCCAGATGATTTAATGCATCTATGGACAAATTTGATCATGAATTCTGTTCAGGCCATGTCATATAAAGGCTCGATTGGAATTAACGCTTCAGTCCAAGGGAATGAAGTTATAGTTTCCATCCAAGACAAGGGACCTGGTATCCCTGCAGAAGTCCAAGACCAAGTGTTCGATGCATTCTTCACTACCAAACCTTTGGGAGAAGGTTCTGGTCTAGGCTTGGATATAGCAAAGCGAATTGTAGAAAAGCATAAGGGAAGGATCTGGTTCGATTCTTCTCCTGGAAATACTATATTTTATGTGGGGCTTCCTTTCGAGGTCTGA
- a CDS encoding helix-turn-helix domain-containing protein yields MASPHTQSRKRPNRKRSIPPEEANAEVLLLASVLPKWKVSKKEKDYFCEALKRARKEAGLTQAEVAEKLKRSPSHVSKIELGLRRLFMDEFLVLYRLYEKPTIYFYASFIRSDLVEQIDQARVKSAKQF; encoded by the coding sequence ATGGCATCACCTCATACGCAAAGCAGAAAAAGACCTAATCGAAAGCGCTCGATTCCTCCAGAAGAGGCAAATGCCGAAGTTCTCCTATTGGCAAGTGTCCTTCCAAAGTGGAAAGTCTCAAAAAAAGAGAAAGATTACTTCTGTGAGGCATTAAAGAGAGCGAGAAAGGAAGCCGGATTAACTCAAGCAGAAGTGGCTGAAAAGCTTAAACGAAGTCCGAGTCATGTTTCCAAGATAGAATTGGGGCTTAGAAGACTATTTATGGATGAGTTTCTAGTCTTATATAGACTTTATGAAAAGCCTACTATCTATTTTTACGCGTCTTTCATTAGAAGTGATCTTGTAGAACAAATAGATCAAGCCCGAGTAAAATCTGCGAAGCAGTTTTAA